One genomic region from Phocoena sinus isolate mPhoSin1 chromosome 21, mPhoSin1.pri, whole genome shotgun sequence encodes:
- the CHRNA6 gene encoding neuronal acetylcholine receptor subunit alpha-6 isoform X2: MLPHEGQGFLHFGLCLWWYVFTLCFRGCAGCASEERLFHKLFAHYNQFIRPVENVSDPVTVHFEVAITQLADVMWNDYKLRWDPVEYDGIETLRVPAEKIWKPDIVLYNNAVGNFQVKGKTKALLKYDGMITWTPPAIFKSSCPMDITFFPFDHQNCSLKFGSWTYDKAEIDLLIIGSKVDMDEFWEDSEWEIVDASGYKHDIKYNCCEEIYTDITYSFYIRRLPMFYTINLIIPCLFVSFLTVLVFYLPSDCGEKVTLCISVLLSLTVFLLVITETIPSTSLVIPLVGKYLLFTMIFITLSIVVTVFVLNTHYRAPTTHTMPTWVKTVFLRLLPQILMMRRPLDKRKGTRYDKNPEGFSGRPAKVKFDRCREPKLFQECCHCRKSSEIATSKRRLGHQPLQWTTENLEPSPEVEAVIDSVQFIAENMKNQNETKEVEDDWKYVAMVVDRVFLWVFIIICVFGTAGLFLQPLLGNTGHS, encoded by the exons ATGCTGCCCCACGAGGGACAGGGATTCCTTCACTTTGGGCTGTGTCTCTGGTGGTATGTATTCACACTTTGCTTCAGAG GATGTGCAGGCTGTGCGTCCGAGGAGAGGCTCTTTCACAAACTGTTTGCTCATTATAACCAGTTCATCAGGCCCGTGGAAAACGTTTCTGACCCAGTCACTGTGCATTTTGAAGTGGCCATCACGCAGCTGGCCGACGTG ATGTGGAATGATTATAAATTGCGCTGGGACCCAGTGGAATACGATGGCATTGAGACTCTTCGCGTTCCTGCGGAGAAGATCTGGAAGCCTGACATTGTTCTCTACAACAA TGCTGTCGGCAACTTCCAAGTCAAAGGCAAGACAAAAGCTCTTCTTAAATATGATGGCATGATAACCTGGACTCCACCAGCTATTTTTAAGAGCTCCTGTCCTATGGATATCACTTTTTTCCCTTTCGATCATCAAAATTGTTCCCTGAAATTTGGTTCCTGGACCTATGACAAAGCTGAAATTGATCTTCTAATCATTGGCTCTAAAGTGGACATGGATGAATTTTGGGAAGACAGTGAATGGGAAATTGTCGATGCTTCTGGCTACAAGCATGACATAAAATACAACTGTTGTGAAGAGATATACACAGACATAACCTATTCTTTTTACATTAGAAGGTTGCCGATGTTTTACACCATTAATCTGATCATCCCCTGtctctttgtttcatttctaACTGTGTTGGTTTTCTACCTCCCTTCTGACTGTGGTGAAAAAGTGACGCTTTGCATTTCAGTTCTGCTTTCCCTGACAGTGTTTTTGCTGGTGATCACAGAAACCATCCCATCTACGTCTCTCGTGATCCCCTTGGTGGGCAAGTACCTGCTGTTCACCATGATCTTCATCACCTTGTCCATCGTGGTGACGGTGTTTGTGTTGAACACCCACTATCGCGCCCCGACCACACATACCATGCCCACGTGGGTGAAGACAGTCTTCCTCCGGCTGTTACCCCAGATCCTGATGATGAGGAGGCCTCTGGACAAGAGGAAGGGGACAAGGTATGACAAAAACCCCGAAGGCTTCTCTGGTAGGCCAGCCAAAGTCAAGTTCGATCGTTGCAGGGAGCCCAAACTTTTTCAAGAATGCTGCCACTGTCGTAAGTCCAGTGAGATCGCCACCAGCAAGAGACGGTTAGGTCATCAGCCTTTACAATGGACGACTGAAAATTTGGAGCCCTCACCTGAAGTCGAAGCTGTAATTGATAGTGTTCAGTTCATAGCAGAAAACATGAagaaccaaaatgaaacaaaggag GTAGAGGACGACTGGAAATACGTGGCCATGGTAGTGGACAGGGTGTTCCTGTGGGTGTTTATAATCATCTGCGTGTTTGGAACTGCGGGGCTGTTTCTCCAGCCACTCCTGGGGAACACAGGACATTCGTAA
- the CHRNA6 gene encoding neuronal acetylcholine receptor subunit alpha-6 isoform X1: MLPHEGQGFLHFGLCLWWYVFTLCFRGCAGCASEERLFHKLFAHYNQFIRPVENVSDPVTVHFEVAITQLADVDEVNQIMETNLWLRHMWNDYKLRWDPVEYDGIETLRVPAEKIWKPDIVLYNNAVGNFQVKGKTKALLKYDGMITWTPPAIFKSSCPMDITFFPFDHQNCSLKFGSWTYDKAEIDLLIIGSKVDMDEFWEDSEWEIVDASGYKHDIKYNCCEEIYTDITYSFYIRRLPMFYTINLIIPCLFVSFLTVLVFYLPSDCGEKVTLCISVLLSLTVFLLVITETIPSTSLVIPLVGKYLLFTMIFITLSIVVTVFVLNTHYRAPTTHTMPTWVKTVFLRLLPQILMMRRPLDKRKGTRYDKNPEGFSGRPAKVKFDRCREPKLFQECCHCRKSSEIATSKRRLGHQPLQWTTENLEPSPEVEAVIDSVQFIAENMKNQNETKEVEDDWKYVAMVVDRVFLWVFIIICVFGTAGLFLQPLLGNTGHS, translated from the exons ATGCTGCCCCACGAGGGACAGGGATTCCTTCACTTTGGGCTGTGTCTCTGGTGGTATGTATTCACACTTTGCTTCAGAG GATGTGCAGGCTGTGCGTCCGAGGAGAGGCTCTTTCACAAACTGTTTGCTCATTATAACCAGTTCATCAGGCCCGTGGAAAACGTTTCTGACCCAGTCACTGTGCATTTTGAAGTGGCCATCACGCAGCTGGCCGACGTG GATGAAGTAAACCAGATCATGGAAACCAATCTGTGGCTACGTCAC ATGTGGAATGATTATAAATTGCGCTGGGACCCAGTGGAATACGATGGCATTGAGACTCTTCGCGTTCCTGCGGAGAAGATCTGGAAGCCTGACATTGTTCTCTACAACAA TGCTGTCGGCAACTTCCAAGTCAAAGGCAAGACAAAAGCTCTTCTTAAATATGATGGCATGATAACCTGGACTCCACCAGCTATTTTTAAGAGCTCCTGTCCTATGGATATCACTTTTTTCCCTTTCGATCATCAAAATTGTTCCCTGAAATTTGGTTCCTGGACCTATGACAAAGCTGAAATTGATCTTCTAATCATTGGCTCTAAAGTGGACATGGATGAATTTTGGGAAGACAGTGAATGGGAAATTGTCGATGCTTCTGGCTACAAGCATGACATAAAATACAACTGTTGTGAAGAGATATACACAGACATAACCTATTCTTTTTACATTAGAAGGTTGCCGATGTTTTACACCATTAATCTGATCATCCCCTGtctctttgtttcatttctaACTGTGTTGGTTTTCTACCTCCCTTCTGACTGTGGTGAAAAAGTGACGCTTTGCATTTCAGTTCTGCTTTCCCTGACAGTGTTTTTGCTGGTGATCACAGAAACCATCCCATCTACGTCTCTCGTGATCCCCTTGGTGGGCAAGTACCTGCTGTTCACCATGATCTTCATCACCTTGTCCATCGTGGTGACGGTGTTTGTGTTGAACACCCACTATCGCGCCCCGACCACACATACCATGCCCACGTGGGTGAAGACAGTCTTCCTCCGGCTGTTACCCCAGATCCTGATGATGAGGAGGCCTCTGGACAAGAGGAAGGGGACAAGGTATGACAAAAACCCCGAAGGCTTCTCTGGTAGGCCAGCCAAAGTCAAGTTCGATCGTTGCAGGGAGCCCAAACTTTTTCAAGAATGCTGCCACTGTCGTAAGTCCAGTGAGATCGCCACCAGCAAGAGACGGTTAGGTCATCAGCCTTTACAATGGACGACTGAAAATTTGGAGCCCTCACCTGAAGTCGAAGCTGTAATTGATAGTGTTCAGTTCATAGCAGAAAACATGAagaaccaaaatgaaacaaaggag GTAGAGGACGACTGGAAATACGTGGCCATGGTAGTGGACAGGGTGTTCCTGTGGGTGTTTATAATCATCTGCGTGTTTGGAACTGCGGGGCTGTTTCTCCAGCCACTCCTGGGGAACACAGGACATTCGTAA